In Anseongella ginsenosidimutans, one genomic interval encodes:
- a CDS encoding nitrate reductase — translation MKRAAAVFKSLTGKYGPDSVGFYLSGQCLTEEYYLANKLVKGFIGTNNIDTNSRLCMSSAVAAYTQTLGEDTVPVAYEDLEKADCFLVAGANPAWCHPILFRRLENHRQQHPEVRLIVVDPRKTQTCSQADLHLQLIPGTDVYLYHAIARVLIEEGNIDIDFITQHCENFEQYRRPVFEYTVSEAASTCGIEESDIRLAASWIGNAAGFISMWAMGLNQSVIGVNKNLALISLHLLTGKIGRAGSGPLSLTGQPNAMGGREVGGMATLLPAHRRLDNPLHRQEVAAFWKVPAVPERPGLAATKLFEALESGEVKAVWIMCTNPLVSLPNANQVEAALKKARFVVVQDISGQNQAIPYADLVLPAAGHFEKEGTMTNSERRITYLSKVTAPPGEALPDAEILLRFARAMGFKGFGQKNMAEVFAEHAALTRHTNIDISGLSYKRLQEEGSMQWPVPHPQHTGTSRLFENARFFTESGKARFQPVQPLNLSEQTSPSLPLILTTGRIRDQWHTMTKTGKVNKLKQHISKPFAEIHPDDAAARDIREGDVVVVENTRGQVRTRAVLTAAIRKGVVFMPMHWGKLLGQNFSRTNNLTSSLTDPVSKEPDYKFSAVQVKKYVKPRERLIVVGAGAAAYRFINTYRELNREDEIFVFSREKYPFYNRVLLPEYVSDHLAWENLLKFKKGEFEKLDVQLYTENKVVSINRERKTVTDQLGETHSYDKLVLATGSSAFVPRDVPLHLPGVFSMRSRENADQLKTRLHKDAHVLIVGGGLLGLELAASLRETGIQVSIVQLSGRLMERQLDSLASGMLQDFVEEKWIRVFTHDQVQSIEPVAGGAPDSGGPGGLLTARLKSGRKLACDAIVFAIGTRPNMELATACGLETGRGIMVNDYLQTSDPDILAMGEIAEHRGKLNGITAAAEQQADIAARYLNGDLLSYYEGTLSMNILKFSDFDLCSLGIPEIPSGGEGYEEILFIDKSQRYYKKCIIKDDRLEGAILMGDKSEFAEFKSLIESKLELSEKRKELLRSGKAAAPVKGKLVCSCNNVGRGNLEELISGGCENFAELCRVSGAGLGCGSCKPEVKEILADCTASGVLT, via the coding sequence ATGAAAAGGGCGGCAGCGGTTTTTAAAAGCCTTACCGGGAAATACGGGCCGGATTCGGTGGGCTTTTACCTCTCCGGCCAATGCCTTACCGAAGAATATTACCTGGCAAACAAGCTGGTAAAGGGCTTCATCGGTACGAATAACATAGACACCAATTCCAGGTTATGCATGAGTTCGGCGGTAGCCGCGTACACGCAAACCCTGGGAGAAGATACCGTTCCGGTGGCCTATGAAGACCTTGAGAAAGCGGATTGCTTCCTGGTAGCCGGTGCCAACCCGGCCTGGTGTCATCCGATCCTTTTCCGAAGATTAGAGAACCATCGCCAGCAGCATCCGGAGGTCCGGCTGATCGTCGTAGACCCCCGGAAAACCCAAACCTGTTCCCAGGCCGACCTTCACCTTCAGCTCATTCCCGGAACCGATGTGTACCTGTACCATGCCATTGCGCGGGTACTGATCGAAGAAGGAAACATTGATATTGACTTTATCACACAGCATTGTGAAAATTTCGAACAATACCGGCGCCCTGTTTTTGAATATACGGTATCCGAGGCAGCAAGCACCTGCGGGATCGAGGAATCTGATATCCGCCTGGCCGCTTCCTGGATCGGCAATGCCGCCGGTTTCATCAGTATGTGGGCAATGGGGCTGAACCAAAGTGTGATCGGGGTAAATAAAAACCTCGCTCTTATCAGCCTCCATCTCCTTACAGGAAAAATAGGGAGAGCGGGCTCCGGCCCGCTCTCCCTGACAGGGCAGCCCAACGCGATGGGCGGGCGGGAAGTCGGGGGCATGGCCACCCTGCTTCCGGCACATCGCCGGCTGGACAATCCCCTGCACCGGCAGGAAGTAGCGGCCTTCTGGAAGGTCCCCGCGGTACCTGAACGCCCCGGCCTGGCGGCCACGAAATTATTCGAGGCCCTGGAAAGCGGGGAAGTAAAAGCGGTATGGATCATGTGTACCAATCCCCTGGTGAGCCTGCCCAATGCCAACCAGGTAGAAGCCGCGCTGAAAAAAGCCCGTTTCGTGGTGGTCCAGGATATCTCGGGGCAAAACCAGGCGATTCCCTACGCTGACCTGGTACTTCCGGCAGCCGGTCATTTTGAAAAGGAAGGAACCATGACCAATTCAGAACGCAGGATCACTTATCTCAGCAAGGTAACAGCGCCCCCGGGGGAAGCCCTGCCTGACGCGGAGATCCTGCTGCGCTTTGCCCGGGCCATGGGATTCAAAGGTTTTGGCCAAAAGAACATGGCCGAAGTTTTTGCCGAACACGCCGCACTCACCCGCCATACGAACATCGACATCAGCGGGCTGAGTTATAAAAGGCTTCAGGAAGAAGGGAGCATGCAGTGGCCTGTTCCCCATCCGCAGCACACAGGCACCTCACGCCTCTTTGAAAACGCCCGGTTCTTTACGGAGAGCGGGAAAGCCCGTTTCCAACCTGTTCAGCCCCTGAACCTTTCGGAACAGACGAGCCCCTCGCTTCCGCTGATCCTGACCACCGGCCGCATTCGGGACCAGTGGCATACCATGACGAAAACCGGGAAGGTAAACAAGCTGAAACAACATATTTCCAAACCTTTTGCGGAGATCCATCCGGATGATGCCGCTGCCAGGGATATCCGGGAAGGCGACGTGGTAGTCGTGGAAAACACCCGGGGGCAGGTAAGAACGCGGGCCGTGCTTACCGCCGCCATCCGGAAAGGCGTGGTGTTCATGCCCATGCATTGGGGAAAGCTGCTCGGTCAAAACTTTAGCCGGACCAATAACCTCACCAGCAGCCTCACCGACCCGGTTTCCAAGGAACCGGACTATAAGTTTTCCGCAGTGCAGGTGAAGAAATACGTAAAACCGCGGGAAAGGCTCATCGTAGTCGGGGCCGGCGCCGCCGCCTACCGGTTTATCAATACCTACCGGGAACTGAACCGGGAAGATGAAATTTTTGTATTCTCCAGGGAGAAATATCCTTTTTACAACCGGGTGCTGCTTCCCGAATACGTCAGCGATCACTTAGCCTGGGAAAATCTCCTGAAATTCAAAAAAGGGGAATTTGAGAAACTGGACGTGCAGCTTTATACGGAAAACAAGGTGGTTTCCATTAACCGGGAAAGAAAGACCGTCACCGACCAGCTTGGAGAAACACATTCTTATGATAAACTGGTCCTGGCCACCGGGAGCAGCGCTTTTGTCCCCAGGGACGTTCCGCTGCATTTGCCTGGCGTATTCAGCATGCGCAGCCGGGAAAATGCCGACCAGCTGAAAACCCGGCTGCACAAGGATGCGCATGTACTGATCGTAGGCGGGGGCCTGCTTGGCCTGGAACTGGCGGCTTCGCTCCGTGAAACCGGCATTCAGGTAAGTATTGTCCAGTTAAGCGGGCGGCTGATGGAACGACAGCTGGATTCTCTGGCCAGCGGGATGCTGCAGGATTTCGTGGAAGAAAAATGGATCAGGGTATTTACCCATGACCAGGTACAGTCCATTGAACCCGTGGCCGGCGGGGCTCCGGACAGCGGAGGGCCTGGAGGCTTGCTCACAGCCAGGCTGAAGAGCGGGCGCAAGCTTGCCTGCGATGCCATTGTCTTTGCTATCGGGACCCGGCCTAACATGGAACTGGCTACTGCCTGCGGATTAGAAACCGGCCGGGGAATCATGGTGAACGACTACCTGCAAACCAGCGATCCCGATATTCTTGCCATGGGCGAGATTGCCGAACACCGGGGGAAGCTGAACGGGATCACCGCGGCCGCCGAACAACAAGCCGATATTGCCGCGCGCTACCTGAACGGAGACCTGCTGAGTTATTACGAAGGAACCCTTTCTATGAACATTCTTAAATTCTCTGATTTCGACCTCTGTTCCCTGGGTATCCCGGAAATTCCCTCCGGAGGGGAAGGCTACGAGGAAATCCTCTTCATTGACAAATCACAGCGCTACTACAAAAAATGTATTATTAAGGACGACCGCCTGGAAGGGGCTATCCTGATGGGGGACAAATCCGAATTTGCAGAATTTAAATCGCTGATTGAAAGCAAGCTGGAACTTTCGGAAAAGCGGAAAGAATTGCTTCGTTCCGGGAAGGCTGCGGCGCCGGTGAAGGGAAAACTGGTTTGCTCCTGCAATAACGTGGGCAGGGGAAACCTGGAAGAACTCATTTCCGGCGGATGCGAGAACTTTGCCGAGCTTTGCCGCGTGTCCGGAGCGGGATTGGGCTGCGGAAGCTGCAAGCCGGAAGTAAAGGAAATACTCGCGGATTGCACAGCTTCCGGCGTTTTGACTTAA
- a CDS encoding penicillin-binding protein 1A, whose product MSKNRKNKQQLSPEEVGRFTRTFWKVIFGCVAFVFLLLMAVGLGVFGKLPSLASLENPDNNYAAEVLSSDGTILGTFYDENRSYVNYDQISPNLIKALVSTEDERFYQHSGIDFKRTVASAIFTLFGDKQGGSTISQQLALNLYGSGRADNFMVRVMQKLREWVTAVRLERRYTKQEIITMYLNTVDFGNNSYGIKMAARSYFDTTPDKLTVNQSALLVGLLKGTSRFSPLNNEERAKARRNTVLGLMRKHGEISAEQYAAFTKEPIVLDLQPTQHDRGLAPYFREFLRLEVTRLINDGEVKRKENGEEYDVYRDGLKIHTTINTRMQRYAEEAVREHLTGLQADFKRHWKGRIPWKGLSSGPNPVFDDKAITINTAIKRSERYRKMLLNDLPEDSIKAGFTRPVRMKVFSWDSPDYSKDTVMSPLDSIIYYKWFLRSAFMALDPQTGHIKAWVGGPDYRYFKFDMVKLGKRQVGSTFKPIVYTEAIEDFGYKPCFPVPNIPVEFPDFLVDGKPYKPQNSDYSFGGVYTLREGLAKSLNVVTMYLIKHIGPASVVDRAEKMGISADMEPYPSIGLGVFETTLYDMVSAFSAFANRGMRKPPVFITHIEDRNGNIIYNKINVPIEAMSEQTAYTMLHMLKGTSEVSGGTAMRLRGTYGFTNPIAAKTGTTQNNVDGWFLGAVPNLVAGVWTGGDDQTVHFRDTRLGQGANMALPVWGRFMQKVYKDTTLEVSKEDFPLPSDSSINLNFDCSAYHVPETADSTFVPEELPENRLDF is encoded by the coding sequence ATGAGTAAGAACAGGAAGAACAAACAACAATTGAGCCCGGAAGAAGTCGGCCGTTTTACAAGGACTTTCTGGAAGGTCATTTTTGGCTGCGTGGCCTTCGTGTTTTTGTTACTGATGGCGGTGGGGCTTGGAGTATTTGGAAAACTGCCCTCTCTGGCTTCCCTTGAAAACCCCGACAATAATTACGCGGCGGAAGTACTTTCTTCCGACGGCACCATCCTGGGAACCTTTTACGACGAGAACCGGTCCTACGTAAATTATGACCAGATCTCGCCCAATTTAATAAAGGCCCTGGTTTCCACGGAAGACGAACGGTTTTACCAGCATTCGGGAATAGACTTTAAACGGACCGTGGCCAGCGCCATTTTTACCCTCTTCGGTGATAAACAGGGAGGGAGTACAATCTCCCAGCAGCTGGCCCTTAACCTGTACGGTTCGGGAAGAGCGGACAACTTTATGGTGAGGGTGATGCAGAAACTGCGGGAATGGGTTACGGCGGTAAGGCTTGAACGGCGTTATACCAAGCAGGAGATCATTACCATGTACCTGAATACGGTTGATTTCGGAAATAATTCCTATGGCATTAAGATGGCTGCGCGTTCCTATTTTGATACCACGCCGGATAAACTTACCGTAAACCAGTCCGCGCTGCTGGTAGGCCTTCTGAAAGGGACTTCCAGGTTTTCTCCCCTGAATAATGAAGAAAGAGCGAAGGCACGGCGGAACACGGTCTTAGGACTTATGCGAAAGCACGGCGAAATATCAGCCGAGCAGTACGCGGCCTTTACAAAGGAACCGATTGTGCTTGACCTGCAGCCAACCCAGCATGACCGCGGCCTGGCGCCTTACTTCAGGGAATTCCTGCGGCTGGAAGTGACCCGGCTTATTAATGATGGGGAAGTAAAACGAAAAGAGAACGGTGAAGAGTACGATGTGTACCGCGACGGTTTAAAGATCCATACCACGATCAACACCCGTATGCAGCGCTACGCCGAAGAAGCGGTGAGAGAGCATCTTACCGGCCTCCAGGCCGATTTTAAACGGCACTGGAAGGGAAGGATTCCCTGGAAGGGCTTGTCTTCGGGGCCTAACCCGGTTTTCGACGATAAGGCAATTACCATCAATACGGCCATCAAACGTTCTGAAAGATACCGGAAAATGCTGCTGAATGATTTACCGGAAGATTCCATCAAGGCCGGGTTTACTCGTCCGGTCCGGATGAAGGTGTTTTCCTGGGATTCCCCGGACTATTCCAAAGATACGGTCATGAGCCCGCTCGATTCCATCATTTATTATAAATGGTTCCTCCGCTCCGCTTTCATGGCGCTTGACCCCCAAACCGGGCATATAAAGGCCTGGGTGGGTGGCCCGGATTACCGGTATTTTAAGTTTGATATGGTAAAGCTGGGAAAAAGGCAGGTAGGTTCCACCTTTAAACCCATTGTTTATACCGAAGCGATTGAAGATTTTGGCTATAAGCCCTGTTTCCCGGTGCCGAACATCCCGGTGGAATTCCCCGATTTCCTCGTGGACGGCAAGCCCTACAAGCCGCAAAACTCCGATTACTCGTTCGGGGGCGTATATACGCTGCGGGAGGGCCTGGCGAAATCGCTGAACGTGGTCACGATGTACCTGATCAAGCATATCGGGCCGGCCAGCGTCGTAGACCGGGCGGAAAAGATGGGAATCTCGGCCGACATGGAACCTTATCCCTCCATTGGGTTGGGCGTTTTCGAGACCACCCTCTACGATATGGTAAGCGCATTCAGCGCTTTCGCCAACAGGGGGATGCGAAAACCGCCTGTTTTCATTACGCATATTGAAGACCGCAACGGCAATATCATTTATAATAAGATCAATGTGCCTATTGAGGCCATGAGCGAACAAACGGCTTATACCATGCTGCATATGCTCAAAGGAACTTCCGAGGTCAGCGGCGGCACGGCCATGCGCCTCAGAGGAACCTACGGTTTTACCAATCCGATCGCGGCAAAAACCGGTACTACCCAGAATAATGTGGACGGCTGGTTCCTTGGGGCGGTGCCTAACCTGGTGGCGGGTGTCTGGACAGGAGGAGATGATCAAACCGTTCATTTCCGCGATACCCGGCTGGGGCAGGGCGCTAATATGGCGCTTCCCGTATGGGGAAGGTTCATGCAAAAAGTCTATAAGGATACGACGCTTGAAGTATCGAAAGAAGATTTCCCGCTTCCGTCCGATTCCAGCATTAACCTGAACTTTGATTGTTCTGCCTACCACGTACCGGAAACTGCCGATTCCACGTTTGTGCCGGAGGAGCTGCCGGAGAACCGGCTGGATTTTTAA
- a CDS encoding rubredoxin: protein MDIEATKAAKNDLIRVFVRGGILSPGDLLRIMEISETLGNDFVMFGSRQDILFPLNGRSSAEAADLFRDTGIDYEWGFREAFQNIASSYVAVNITASTQWVKEDTYHYVIENFDYLPRLKINIVDPLQSMVPLFTGHLNFIASRQENYWYLCIRNHHSGNIPETWPKLIFSQDIAKVAKFIEKKLLQTPELTIDDLFLEVQNTMRVNSLKPEEKLKLPPNLFPYYEGLNALSNNLLWLGLYWRNNKFDIDFLRAACRLCQETNIGTISITPWKSFIIKGIKPSDQLRWEKLMGKFGINMRHSSLELNWHLPVLDQEALDLKRFLVRELDQQDISTHGLTFTIKTEGELLLFTSIVIEKDQEVVAGPDSHYTIRYAKDFNPHLPEYYTYARGVVKEVLPALLIELSKIYFRQLNPEKDLPAGQSDSREEPPADPADLCYQCSNCLTIYDKKIGDPAAGIAAGMPFEKLPDHYRCHVCDSGKEHFKPVRSF, encoded by the coding sequence ATGGACATCGAGGCCACAAAAGCAGCAAAAAACGACCTTATCAGGGTATTCGTCCGGGGAGGGATCCTTTCTCCCGGCGATCTGCTGCGCATCATGGAAATATCGGAGACGCTGGGGAACGATTTCGTGATGTTCGGGTCAAGGCAGGATATTTTATTTCCTCTTAACGGAAGGTCCTCGGCCGAAGCCGCAGATCTTTTCCGCGATACAGGGATTGATTACGAATGGGGCTTCCGGGAGGCTTTCCAGAATATTGCAAGCAGCTATGTGGCGGTAAATATTACTGCAAGCACGCAATGGGTAAAGGAAGACACCTACCATTATGTCATCGAAAACTTCGATTACCTTCCCAGGCTGAAGATCAATATCGTGGATCCGCTGCAGAGCATGGTGCCGCTTTTTACCGGCCATTTGAACTTTATTGCCTCCCGGCAGGAAAATTACTGGTATCTCTGCATCCGCAACCATCACAGCGGCAATATTCCGGAGACCTGGCCTAAGCTGATTTTCAGCCAGGATATTGCCAAAGTAGCGAAATTCATTGAGAAAAAGCTGTTGCAGACGCCGGAGCTGACAATAGACGACCTTTTCCTGGAAGTTCAGAATACCATGCGGGTAAACAGCCTGAAACCGGAAGAAAAACTAAAGCTCCCACCCAACCTCTTCCCCTATTACGAAGGCCTGAATGCCCTCAGCAATAATCTGTTGTGGCTGGGTTTATACTGGCGGAACAATAAGTTTGACATTGACTTCCTGCGGGCTGCTTGCCGGCTTTGCCAGGAGACCAATATCGGAACCATCAGCATCACACCTTGGAAGTCCTTTATTATCAAAGGAATAAAACCGTCCGACCAGCTTCGCTGGGAAAAGCTGATGGGAAAGTTCGGGATCAATATGCGGCATTCTTCCCTGGAACTCAACTGGCATCTGCCGGTCCTGGACCAGGAAGCCCTGGACCTCAAACGCTTCCTGGTAAGAGAGCTGGACCAGCAGGATATCAGCACCCACGGGCTGACGTTCACGATTAAAACGGAAGGCGAACTATTACTTTTTACCAGTATTGTCATTGAAAAGGACCAGGAGGTCGTCGCCGGCCCGGACAGCCATTATACGATCCGTTATGCGAAAGACTTCAATCCCCACCTGCCCGAATATTATACCTATGCCCGGGGAGTGGTCAAAGAGGTATTGCCGGCCTTGCTGATAGAACTAAGCAAAATATACTTCAGGCAGCTGAATCCTGAAAAAGACCTGCCGGCGGGCCAAAGCGACAGCAGGGAGGAACCGCCTGCCGATCCCGCGGACCTTTGCTATCAATGCAGCAACTGCCTGACAATCTATGATAAAAAAATCGGGGATCCGGCTGCCGGAATTGCCGCAGGAATGCCTTTCGAAAAACTTCCCGACCACTACCGCTGCCATGTCTGCGACAGCGGAAAGGAGCATTTCAAGCCGGTCAGGAGTTTTTAG
- the uvrC gene encoding excinuclease ABC subunit UvrC: protein MSFEPKKAVQKLPRKPGVYQFFDEEGIVIYVGKAKNLRNRVSSYFKSDRSYESSKTRVLAGKIRDIKFTLVDTEIDAWLLENNLIKKFKPRYNVLLKDDKTYPSLVIRNEPFPRIFGTRNIIPDGSKYFGPYASVTMMRTMMDMIKSLYPLRTCNLPLTRENIEAGKFKICLEYQIGNCKGPCEGLQAEEDYAQNIEEIREILRGNTGGVLNKLRERIKEASASLDFEQAHRLKEKLDILQNYQSKSAVVSAVIHNVDVFSIASDEKYAFVNYLKVARGMVVQTQTIELKKKLGESDAELLSLAIGEFRNRFESDAREIVVPFELEVEDPSVKFTVPRAGDKKKLLELSVKNVLFFRKSRLEQYEKLNPGVKTERILSQMKTDLRLTALPRHIECFDNSNFQGKYPVSAMVVFREAKPAKKDYRHFNIKTVEGPDDFASMKEVVHRRYRRLLEEGSSLPDLVVIDGGKGQLSAAQSALKLLGIQKEIPIIGIAKRLEEIYYPGDSLPLYIDKRSETLKVLQQMRDEAHRFGITFHRKKRDKGTLKTELEMISGIGPRATEKLLRHFRSVKKIKEASLEELKEVVPAKQAAKLIDWIREGGN, encoded by the coding sequence ATGTCTTTCGAACCGAAAAAGGCTGTACAGAAATTACCCCGTAAGCCGGGCGTGTATCAATTTTTTGATGAGGAAGGAATCGTCATTTACGTGGGGAAAGCCAAGAACCTCCGTAACCGGGTTAGCTCCTATTTCAAAAGCGACCGTTCTTATGAGAGTTCCAAGACCCGGGTACTGGCCGGGAAGATCAGAGATATTAAATTCACCCTGGTGGATACGGAGATTGACGCCTGGCTGCTGGAAAATAACCTGATCAAGAAATTCAAGCCGCGCTATAATGTGCTGCTGAAGGATGATAAGACCTATCCTTCGCTGGTCATCCGTAATGAACCGTTTCCCCGGATATTCGGAACACGCAATATTATTCCGGACGGATCCAAATATTTCGGACCTTATGCCTCGGTCACGATGATGCGGACGATGATGGATATGATCAAAAGCTTGTATCCCCTGCGTACCTGCAATCTGCCGCTCACCCGGGAAAATATCGAGGCCGGCAAGTTCAAAATATGCCTAGAGTACCAGATCGGCAATTGCAAGGGGCCTTGTGAAGGGCTTCAGGCAGAGGAGGACTATGCCCAGAATATCGAAGAGATCCGGGAGATACTCCGGGGAAACACAGGGGGCGTTCTGAACAAGCTCCGGGAAAGGATAAAGGAAGCGTCTGCAAGCCTTGATTTTGAACAGGCCCACCGCCTGAAGGAGAAGCTGGATATCCTGCAGAACTACCAGAGCAAATCAGCAGTGGTTAGCGCTGTGATTCATAATGTCGATGTCTTTTCTATCGCCTCAGATGAAAAATACGCCTTTGTCAACTACCTGAAAGTAGCGCGGGGCATGGTCGTGCAAACCCAGACTATTGAACTGAAGAAAAAACTTGGAGAAAGCGATGCGGAGCTGCTGAGCCTGGCCATCGGCGAATTCCGGAACCGTTTTGAAAGCGATGCCAGGGAGATCGTCGTGCCTTTTGAGCTGGAAGTCGAAGACCCTTCGGTGAAATTCACGGTACCCCGCGCAGGGGATAAGAAGAAGCTTTTGGAGCTGTCGGTTAAAAATGTGCTTTTTTTCAGGAAATCCCGCCTGGAACAGTACGAAAAGCTGAACCCCGGGGTAAAGACAGAACGCATTCTGTCCCAGATGAAAACCGACCTCCGCCTGACGGCGCTGCCCCGGCATATCGAATGCTTTGATAACTCGAATTTCCAGGGAAAATACCCCGTTTCGGCGATGGTAGTGTTCCGGGAGGCAAAGCCGGCTAAAAAGGATTACCGGCATTTCAATATTAAGACCGTGGAAGGGCCGGATGATTTCGCCAGCATGAAGGAAGTGGTGCATCGCCGGTACCGCAGATTGCTGGAGGAAGGCAGCAGCCTGCCGGACCTGGTGGTGATCGACGGAGGTAAAGGGCAGCTTTCCGCCGCCCAGTCAGCCCTGAAGCTGCTGGGGATCCAGAAGGAGATTCCCATTATTGGTATTGCCAAGCGCCTGGAAGAGATCTACTATCCCGGTGATTCCCTGCCTTTATATATTGACAAGCGATCGGAAACCCTGAAAGTGCTTCAGCAAATGCGCGATGAAGCCCACCGCTTCGGCATTACCTTTCACCGCAAAAAAAGAGATAAGGGAACGCTGAAAACGGAACTGGAAATGATCAGCGGGATTGGCCCCAGGGCCACGGAGAAGCTGCTGCGCCATTTTCGCTCCGTAAAGAAAATTAAAGAAGCCAGCCTGGAGGAACTGAAAGAAGTAGTACCAGCAAAGCAGGCCGCGAAATTAATCGACTGGATCCGTGAGGGCGGCAATTAA